The proteins below come from a single Vibrio natriegens NBRC 15636 = ATCC 14048 = DSM 759 genomic window:
- a CDS encoding ExeA family protein yields MYLSHFGFRVQPFSLTPNTEMFLGLVPHYEAIQTILAAVQMGEGVIKVTGEVGTGKTMVCRKLIEQLDSQVELVYLPNPVLNGEQLQFAVARELGIENNDPLLIVSLIQEHLIRVHSSAKKTVLIVDEAQALSPQALEALRLLGNLETEHDKLIQIVLFGQPELDERLATHELRQFRQRITFSCELRPLSLDEGVAYINNRLDIAGNGAHIFSVEQKKAIWRSAMGIPRLINQICHKALLAAFNEGCTLLKNQHVYLAIHDTFDARKPKFKTPVFWGWSQP; encoded by the coding sequence ATGTACTTGTCGCATTTTGGATTTCGAGTTCAGCCTTTTTCACTAACCCCAAACACAGAAATGTTTTTGGGGTTAGTCCCTCATTATGAAGCGATTCAGACCATTCTGGCCGCAGTTCAAATGGGGGAAGGGGTAATTAAGGTAACTGGAGAAGTCGGCACCGGAAAAACCATGGTGTGCCGTAAGCTGATTGAGCAGTTGGATTCACAAGTAGAGTTGGTTTATCTGCCGAATCCAGTCTTAAATGGTGAGCAGTTACAGTTCGCTGTCGCCAGAGAATTAGGGATAGAGAACAACGATCCTTTACTTATTGTGTCACTCATTCAGGAACATTTGATTCGCGTTCATTCATCAGCCAAGAAAACGGTACTGATTGTGGATGAAGCGCAGGCACTTTCTCCTCAGGCATTAGAAGCATTACGCTTGCTTGGCAACTTAGAAACTGAACATGACAAGCTGATCCAGATCGTGTTATTTGGTCAGCCAGAGCTTGATGAACGCTTAGCGACTCATGAGCTGAGACAGTTTCGCCAGCGCATTACGTTCAGCTGTGAGTTACGTCCACTCTCACTCGATGAGGGAGTGGCATACATCAATAATCGTCTGGATATTGCAGGAAATGGAGCTCATATCTTTTCAGTAGAGCAGAAAAAAGCGATTTGGCGTTCAGCAATGGGCATACCAAGGCTGATTAATCAAATCTGCCATAAAGCCCTGTTAGCGGCGTTTAACGAAGGTTGTACTTTATTGAAAAATCAGCACGTTTATCTAGCAATACACGACACATTTGATGCCCGTAAACCCAAATTTAAAACACCCGTATTCTGGGGATGGAGTCAACCTTGA